In one window of Lacticaseibacillus casei DSM 20011 = JCM 1134 = ATCC 393 DNA:
- the dld gene encoding D-lactate dehydrogenase yields MDLVEELVNVVGKKNVITNKAKSLRFRKGYRSGKGDAVAVVFPTTLMAMWRVLNVLHDNNIIIIMQAANTSLTEGSVPAPGYDRSAVVVNGMKIKDLQLINNGEQVLAFPGTTLFHLENELRPLKREPHSVIGSSNLGASVIGGINNNSGGALIRRGPAYTELSLYVWIDEHDEMHLVNHLGIDLGKTPEEIITNLQNRNFDLNQVPATEHHASMFHHEQVVRDVESDKPIRYNANPKELYEVSGSSGHVAALAVRLDTFPMDKKTQMFYIGTNNPDELEDIRRHIMTTFKELPVSGEYMHKNAYKLAKKYGKDSLIVIEKIGTGHLPQMFALKAWGERFLKHIPFFKPYFPDRLLQTLSNLFPNQMPKRLDDYYEKYDHYLQLKMAGNGIEEAREYLKSYFDKASGDYFEADANETSKAATHRYVTAGVAIRYQELKQDSIDILPLDIALASNDYKWFEHLPKEIEDKIEHKIYYGHLLDHVMHQDYILKPGVDAHELKKEMLKILDERHAVYPAEHNVGHLYLAAPALIKHYKKNDPTNSFNPGVGKQTMSKYWGEY; encoded by the coding sequence ATGGACTTAGTCGAAGAACTAGTCAATGTTGTTGGTAAAAAAAATGTTATTACTAACAAAGCAAAATCTTTACGTTTTAGGAAAGGGTACCGCTCAGGTAAGGGCGATGCAGTTGCAGTCGTATTTCCAACCACTTTAATGGCAATGTGGCGTGTGCTTAATGTTTTGCATGATAACAATATTATCATTATTATGCAAGCAGCCAACACTAGTTTGACTGAGGGATCCGTACCAGCCCCAGGTTATGACCGTTCTGCAGTTGTTGTGAACGGCATGAAAATTAAAGATTTACAGTTAATCAATAATGGGGAACAAGTACTAGCATTCCCCGGTACGACACTGTTTCACTTAGAAAATGAATTGCGACCACTTAAACGTGAACCACATTCAGTCATTGGCTCATCTAATTTGGGTGCATCGGTCATTGGTGGTATTAACAACAATTCTGGTGGTGCTTTGATCAGAAGAGGTCCAGCTTATACAGAGCTATCATTGTATGTTTGGATCGATGAACATGACGAAATGCACTTAGTTAACCATTTAGGCATTGATTTGGGCAAAACGCCCGAAGAGATTATTACTAATTTGCAGAACCGCAATTTTGATTTGAATCAAGTACCAGCTACTGAACATCATGCTTCAATGTTCCATCATGAACAGGTTGTGCGTGACGTTGAATCTGATAAGCCTATTCGATACAATGCAAATCCTAAAGAATTGTATGAAGTATCTGGATCGTCCGGTCACGTTGCGGCATTGGCTGTCCGCTTAGATACATTCCCAATGGATAAAAAAACACAAATGTTTTACATTGGAACGAATAATCCCGATGAGTTGGAAGATATTCGTCGCCATATTATGACGACATTCAAAGAATTGCCTGTTTCTGGTGAATATATGCATAAAAATGCTTATAAATTGGCCAAGAAATATGGTAAAGACTCACTAATTGTGATTGAAAAAATTGGTACGGGTCATTTGCCCCAAATGTTTGCGCTAAAAGCATGGGGCGAACGCTTTTTGAAGCACATTCCGTTTTTCAAACCTTATTTCCCAGATCGTTTGCTTCAAACATTAAGTAATTTATTTCCTAATCAAATGCCAAAGCGGTTAGATGATTATTACGAAAAGTACGACCATTACCTACAATTGAAAATGGCTGGTAATGGTATTGAAGAAGCGCGAGAGTATCTCAAATCTTATTTTGACAAAGCCAGTGGCGACTACTTTGAAGCCGATGCCAATGAGACCAGTAAAGCGGCAACTCACCGCTATGTAACAGCTGGGGTTGCGATTCGATATCAAGAATTAAAACAGGATAGTATTGACATTTTGCCACTAGATATCGCGTTGGCAAGTAATGATTATAAGTGGTTCGAGCATTTGCCTAAAGAGATTGAAGACAAAATAGAACACAAAATTTATTATGGTCACTTACTTGATCACGTTATGCACCAGGATTATATTCTAAAACCTGGCGTCGATGCGCATGAACTTAAAAAAGAAATGCTTAAAATTTTGGATGAGCGTCACGCTGTTTATCCAGCCGAACACAATGTTGGGCATCTATATTTGGCAGCACCGGCCTTAATCAAGCACTATAAGAAAAATGATCCAACTAATAGTTTCAACCCTGGCGTTGGTAAACAAACAATGTCTAAATATTGGGGCGAATACTAA
- a CDS encoding integrase core domain-containing protein, whose protein sequence is MDSFSKKMDTDLVLKTLESAVKNRTITGDLIIHTDLGSQYTSDDYNQRLTELHIRHSYSRKGCPYDNAPMESFHASLKKECVYPVPVFEDYETAAAVLFEYVHAFYNRKRIHSSLGYQTPLQVEIATLTSQMAA, encoded by the coding sequence TTGGACAGCTTCTCAAAAAAGATGGATACTGATTTAGTCTTAAAGACCCTTGAAAGCGCGGTTAAAAATCGAACCATTACTGGGGACCTGATTATCCATACGGATTTAGGATCACAGTATACCAGCGATGATTACAATCAACGTTTAACTGAGCTACATATCCGCCACTCATACAGCCGTAAGGGTTGTCCGTATGATAATGCGCCAATGGAATCCTTTCACGCTTCCCTCAAAAAGGAATGTGTTTATCCAGTGCCGGTCTTTGAAGATTATGAAACTGCCGCTGCCGTCCTTTTTGAATATGTGCATGCTTTTTACAATAGGAAGAGAATTCATAGTTCACTGGGCTACCAGACCCCCTTACAAGTTGAAATTGCAACACTTACGAGCCAAATGGCCGCCTGA